One segment of Desulfolucanica intricata DNA contains the following:
- a CDS encoding NUDIX domain-containing protein → MMSDLIEKTIDSKVIYQGKILNLRLDTVTLPNGNTGAREIVEHSGAVAIVAITDDQKVVLVKQYRHPVGEVLLELPAGKLESGENPLQCARRELKEETGWEAAEWIELTTFYTSPGFSNEKMYLYLAKNLSYTGQKLDEDEFVQVILMTLDDAVQRVLSGEIHDSKSIAGILAAKIINK, encoded by the coding sequence ATGATGTCGGATTTAATTGAAAAAACTATAGATTCAAAGGTGATATATCAGGGAAAAATCTTAAATTTACGATTAGATACTGTAACTTTACCTAATGGAAACACAGGAGCAAGGGAGATAGTTGAGCATTCAGGTGCGGTGGCAATTGTCGCTATTACAGATGATCAAAAGGTTGTTTTGGTTAAGCAATACAGACATCCGGTAGGTGAAGTTTTATTAGAATTGCCGGCGGGTAAATTAGAGTCCGGTGAAAACCCGTTGCAATGTGCTCGGAGAGAATTAAAGGAGGAAACGGGTTGGGAAGCAGCTGAATGGATTGAATTGACTACCTTTTATACTTCCCCGGGATTTTCTAATGAAAAAATGTATTTATATTTGGCTAAAAATCTAAGTTATACCGGTCAGAAATTAGATGAAGACGAATTTGTGCAGGTAATTTTAATGACATTGGATGATGCGGTTCAGAGAGTTCTAAGCGGAGAGATTCATGACTCAAAATCTATTGCAGGTATTTTAGCAGCTAAGATAATAAACAAATAA
- the minC gene encoding septum site-determining protein MinC — protein MHKESVSIKGTKNGLLILYNPTNGFENIKQTLTHKLDSAQGFFEGARFSLIPTAQSQKITEKQKSELEGVCQMFGLIPSENQETIHNLAVEKIVNKAQLAKHSQAPPINPPGEPTLLVQKNLRSGQKLSYPGHIVILGNINHGAEITAEGNIVVLGSCYGLIHAGYPNNHQAKVIATFLDPTHLSIAGINYSGSSNHAPDVPNAPQIAFIKNQKVIVQEYLISKQLQAQ, from the coding sequence ATGCATAAAGAATCAGTAAGTATTAAGGGTACTAAAAACGGTTTATTAATTCTATACAATCCAACAAATGGATTCGAAAATATTAAACAGACTCTTACTCATAAATTGGACTCAGCGCAAGGATTTTTTGAAGGAGCAAGATTTTCTCTGATCCCGACTGCACAATCTCAGAAGATAACTGAAAAACAGAAATCCGAACTAGAGGGTGTTTGTCAAATGTTCGGTCTTATACCCAGCGAAAACCAAGAAACCATCCACAATCTGGCGGTAGAAAAAATCGTTAACAAAGCACAACTAGCCAAACACAGCCAAGCACCACCTATAAATCCTCCGGGGGAGCCAACGCTTTTGGTACAAAAAAATTTAAGATCGGGTCAAAAACTATCTTATCCGGGACACATCGTTATACTTGGCAACATTAACCACGGGGCGGAAATTACAGCGGAAGGAAATATCGTTGTTTTGGGCAGTTGCTATGGATTAATCCACGCGGGTTACCCTAATAATCATCAGGCAAAAGTTATTGCAACATTTTTGGATCCCACCCATTTAAGCATTGCCGGAATTAATTACAGTGGTTCTTCTAATCATGCTCCCGATGTACCTAACGCACCTCAAATAGCTTTTATTAAAAACCAAAAGGTTATCGTACAGGAATATTTAATTAGCAAACAATTACAAGCACAATAA
- a CDS encoding acyl-CoA dehydrogenase, with protein sequence MIFKLTEDQEMMRKTVKDFSDEVVAPGAAERDHHEKFDREVMWDKMVEIGLPGIPFPEEYGGTGMDNVSYAIAVEELSRNCASTGVTLSAHVSLGAWPIYGFGTEEQKQKFLVPCASGEKMAAFGLTEPAAGSDAGATKTTAVLEGDEYVLNGTKIFITNAYEADIYIVFAMTDKTKGIKGVSAFIVEKGTPGFTFGKKEEKMGIRASATYELVFDNCRIPKENLLGEEGQGFKIAMATLDGGRIGIAAQALGIAQGAFDYALNYANQREQFGKPIANQQAIAFKLADMAMKIEASRLLVYKAAYMKDQGDKKYGKFSAMAKCFASDTAMEVTTEAVQICGGNGYTREYPVERMMRDAKITQIYEGTNEIQRVVIAAHLGVGGRKR encoded by the coding sequence GTGATTTTTAAATTAACAGAAGACCAAGAAATGATGAGAAAAACAGTTAAAGACTTTTCCGATGAAGTTGTTGCTCCTGGTGCTGCTGAGCGGGATCACCATGAGAAATTTGACCGTGAAGTAATGTGGGACAAAATGGTTGAAATCGGGCTCCCCGGCATTCCGTTCCCGGAAGAGTATGGCGGAACCGGTATGGATAACGTTAGTTATGCCATTGCTGTAGAAGAATTAAGCCGTAACTGTGCTTCCACAGGTGTTACCCTGTCAGCTCACGTTTCTCTCGGAGCATGGCCAATTTATGGCTTTGGTACAGAAGAGCAAAAACAAAAGTTTTTAGTACCCTGTGCCAGTGGTGAAAAAATGGCAGCTTTCGGTTTAACTGAGCCTGCTGCCGGTTCAGATGCCGGTGCTACAAAAACTACTGCTGTTTTAGAAGGCGACGAGTATGTTTTAAACGGAACTAAGATCTTTATTACTAACGCTTACGAGGCTGACATCTATATTGTTTTTGCTATGACCGATAAAACCAAAGGTATTAAAGGAGTTTCCGCCTTTATCGTAGAAAAAGGCACCCCTGGTTTTACCTTTGGTAAAAAAGAAGAAAAAATGGGTATCCGTGCTTCAGCAACTTACGAATTAGTATTTGATAACTGCAGAATTCCCAAAGAAAATTTACTTGGTGAAGAGGGTCAAGGCTTTAAGATTGCTATGGCAACATTAGACGGTGGTCGTATCGGGATTGCCGCTCAGGCTCTTGGTATTGCCCAAGGCGCTTTTGACTATGCATTAAACTATGCTAACCAGCGTGAGCAGTTTGGTAAGCCGATTGCTAACCAGCAGGCTATTGCCTTTAAACTGGCTGATATGGCTATGAAAATTGAAGCCTCCCGTTTGTTAGTTTATAAAGCTGCTTATATGAAGGATCAAGGCGATAAGAAGTACGGTAAGTTTTCTGCTATGGCTAAATGTTTTGCATCTGATACCGCGATGGAAGTTACCACCGAGGCCGTTCAAATCTGTGGTGGTAACGGATATACCAGAGAATATCCTGTTGAGCGTATGATGCGCGATGCTAAGATTACCCAAATTTATGAGGGCACCAACGAGATTCAGCGTGTTGTCATTGCAGCTCACCTTGGTGTTGGCGGAAGAAAGAGATAA
- a CDS encoding electron transfer flavoprotein subunit beta/FixA family protein codes for MKILVLLKQVFDTEAVINIDGGKISDAGVTQIINPYDEFAVEEALKIAEAVKGEVTIVTVGSGVDQTVRQALAMGADKGYVIEDAALAEADEFGVATALSKAISGMEYDLILAGWRAIDDGSAQVAARVAQALNLPLVNLAIKLEVADGKATATTEIDGGTSVVEVPLPAVVTCQKGLNEPRYPSMKGIMKAKKKKIEKVGLGDLGLEAAAVAAKVKTLNIYLPEARAAGKIITGEPADAAKEVAKLLREEAKAI; via the coding sequence ATGAAAATCTTAGTATTATTGAAACAAGTATTTGATACCGAAGCTGTAATAAATATTGACGGCGGTAAAATTAGTGATGCCGGTGTAACCCAGATTATTAACCCTTACGATGAGTTTGCCGTTGAGGAAGCTTTGAAAATTGCAGAAGCTGTCAAGGGTGAAGTAACTATCGTGACTGTTGGTTCAGGTGTAGATCAAACCGTACGTCAGGCTTTGGCAATGGGTGCTGATAAAGGTTATGTAATAGAAGATGCCGCCCTGGCAGAAGCTGATGAGTTTGGTGTGGCCACTGCACTATCAAAAGCAATAAGTGGTATGGAATATGATTTAATTTTAGCAGGTTGGAGAGCAATTGACGACGGTTCAGCTCAAGTAGCAGCCCGTGTAGCTCAGGCCCTAAATTTACCTTTAGTTAACTTGGCTATTAAGCTGGAAGTGGCTGACGGAAAAGCTACTGCCACTACTGAAATTGATGGTGGTACATCAGTTGTTGAAGTTCCCCTACCTGCAGTGGTAACCTGCCAAAAGGGCTTAAATGAACCACGTTACCCGTCCATGAAAGGTATTATGAAGGCTAAGAAGAAGAAAATTGAAAAAGTAGGCCTGGGTGATTTAGGTCTTGAAGCAGCAGCTGTGGCTGCTAAAGTAAAAACACTGAATATCTACTTGCCGGAAGCACGGGCCGCTGGAAAAATTATTACCGGTGAGCCTGCTGACGCAGCTAAAGAAGTAGCAAAACTACTACGCGAAGAAGCTAAAGCTATATAA
- a CDS encoding electron transfer flavoprotein subunit alpha/FixB family protein — translation MAKGIWVFAEQRDAKIKKVTYELLSAGRELADQLGEELCAVLLGKDVAGLVAALGEYGVDKVFIADNEKLAEYTNDAYVSVMADLAKTNEPTAIFFGYTAVGRDLGASLAQKLETGMVSDCVSVKVDGGQLVFDRPIYAGKAFVTASCPDARPVIAAMRPNVLAINEPQSGKQAEVVTVDANVADIRQTVKEVAMAISSRPELTEASIIVSGGRGVKAPENMKLIEELADAIGAAVGCSRAVVDAGWYPQTQQVGQTGKTVSPNLYIACGISGAIQHLAGMSSSKCIVAINKDEDANIFKVADYGIVGDLFEVVPILKEELKKLLA, via the coding sequence ATGGCAAAAGGTATTTGGGTATTTGCGGAACAACGTGACGCTAAAATTAAAAAAGTAACTTATGAATTATTAAGTGCAGGTCGTGAACTGGCTGATCAACTTGGTGAAGAGCTTTGTGCTGTATTATTGGGTAAAGATGTTGCGGGATTGGTAGCTGCATTAGGTGAGTACGGTGTAGATAAGGTTTTTATCGCAGATAATGAAAAATTGGCTGAATATACAAATGATGCTTATGTAAGCGTAATGGCTGATCTAGCTAAGACTAATGAGCCCACTGCCATTTTCTTCGGTTATACTGCCGTTGGCCGTGACCTGGGTGCCAGTTTAGCTCAAAAACTGGAAACCGGTATGGTTTCTGATTGTGTAAGCGTAAAGGTTGATGGCGGACAGCTGGTTTTTGATCGTCCAATTTATGCAGGTAAAGCTTTTGTAACTGCTTCGTGTCCTGATGCACGTCCGGTAATTGCTGCAATGCGCCCGAACGTATTGGCGATAAACGAGCCTCAGTCCGGCAAGCAGGCAGAGGTAGTAACCGTTGACGCTAATGTGGCAGATATCCGTCAGACAGTAAAAGAGGTCGCCATGGCAATTTCCTCTCGTCCGGAGCTTACGGAGGCCAGCATTATAGTATCCGGCGGCCGTGGTGTCAAAGCTCCTGAAAATATGAAATTAATTGAGGAATTAGCTGATGCAATAGGTGCAGCAGTAGGTTGTTCCCGTGCAGTAGTTGATGCCGGTTGGTATCCACAAACTCAACAGGTTGGACAAACCGGTAAAACCGTATCACCGAACTTGTACATTGCATGTGGTATTTCCGGTGCTATTCAGCACTTAGCCGGAATGAGTTCTTCTAAGTGTATTGTTGCTATTAATAAAGACGAAGATGCTAATATCTTTAAGGTAGCTGACTATGGTATAGTAGGTGACCTGTTTGAAGTTGTACCTATATTAAAAGAAGAACTTAAAAAATTGTTGGCTTAA
- a CDS encoding heterodisulfide reductase-related iron-sulfur binding cluster codes for MSLLKILVFAALIAFGLFNMVQGIQERLRVTYIGKRENRLDNIGERIKGLLVYALGQKKVIREADGGIMHLMIFFGFNIYIIAILQFMLSGLIPGFVVPFISDNAVFYLLADIIGLIAMIGILYSGWRRWVQKVERLEAEKFGSPGENLILAMILGLSLLIVSVFLGTGFKAALTQDPMYSLAPVSGLFAILFNDMSQSSLAIGFDISFWANVLFATGFMVFFRYSPHVHPVFAPLNIFFRTLKPRGGMIEPIDFENEEIEQYGVAKVEHFNWKQLMEVYACAECGRCQANCPAYLSGKHLSPKHLIHKLKFHMEEMGKVLGPELRNAQLTNSPLSEVAIRSEKAEELMEKYLVPDIYSAEEIWDCTNCASCMEQCPVMNEHVPKIIQMRQNLVLMESEFPAEAQLAFTNMERNYNPWGVGWNTRGDWAEDLDVNILSEDSDVEIVYFTGCAGAFDDRSKKVATSFVKIMKAAGVKFGILGPEERCCGDSARRLGNEYLAQTLIAENIETLNGYGVKKIVTTCPHCLTVLKDEYPQFGGNYEVIHHTQFINQLIKEGKLRFKQAEAMKKITYHDSCFLGRYHDEYEAPRQIIDKIPGINLVEMSRTKTKSFCCGAGGGRMWLEEHGTRINVMRTEQALETNSEVIATNCPFCLTMIEDGLKDKDVSETVKAFDIAELVERNLQ; via the coding sequence ATGAGCCTCCTAAAAATTCTTGTATTTGCGGCATTAATTGCCTTTGGGCTCTTTAACATGGTGCAAGGTATTCAGGAACGGTTACGTGTAACATATATAGGTAAAAGAGAAAATAGACTTGATAATATTGGGGAACGTATTAAAGGTCTACTGGTTTATGCATTAGGCCAGAAAAAGGTCATCAGAGAGGCCGATGGTGGAATTATGCACTTGATGATCTTTTTTGGTTTCAATATCTATATTATTGCTATTTTGCAATTTATGCTTTCAGGATTAATCCCAGGTTTTGTGGTACCTTTTATCAGTGATAACGCAGTATTTTATTTATTAGCTGATATTATAGGATTAATTGCCATGATTGGGATTTTATATTCAGGCTGGCGGCGTTGGGTTCAAAAGGTAGAGCGACTTGAGGCTGAAAAATTTGGTTCTCCCGGAGAAAATCTAATTTTAGCTATGATTTTAGGTTTATCACTTTTGATAGTATCAGTATTTTTGGGAACCGGCTTTAAAGCAGCATTAACGCAGGATCCTATGTACTCATTAGCCCCGGTATCCGGATTATTCGCCATTTTGTTTAATGATATGTCTCAGTCATCTCTTGCGATAGGATTCGATATATCCTTCTGGGCAAATGTACTTTTTGCGACAGGATTTATGGTGTTTTTTCGCTATTCACCACACGTGCACCCGGTATTTGCACCACTGAATATTTTTTTCCGTACTCTAAAGCCTCGTGGTGGTATGATTGAACCAATTGACTTTGAAAATGAGGAAATAGAGCAGTACGGTGTTGCCAAAGTTGAGCATTTTAACTGGAAGCAACTTATGGAGGTTTATGCTTGTGCTGAGTGCGGACGCTGTCAAGCTAATTGCCCGGCTTACCTGAGTGGTAAGCATCTATCACCAAAACATCTTATTCATAAGTTAAAGTTTCATATGGAAGAAATGGGAAAAGTTCTTGGACCAGAATTAAGAAATGCTCAGCTAACCAATTCACCGTTATCCGAAGTTGCTATCAGAAGTGAAAAAGCTGAAGAGTTAATGGAAAAATATTTGGTGCCTGATATTTATAGTGCTGAAGAAATTTGGGACTGTACTAACTGTGCCAGTTGTATGGAACAATGTCCTGTAATGAATGAACATGTGCCTAAAATTATTCAAATGAGACAAAATTTGGTGTTAATGGAAAGTGAATTTCCTGCTGAAGCTCAATTAGCCTTTACTAACATGGAGCGTAACTATAATCCCTGGGGTGTTGGTTGGAATACAAGAGGAGATTGGGCTGAAGATTTAGATGTAAATATATTAAGTGAAGACAGCGATGTTGAAATTGTTTATTTTACAGGCTGTGCAGGTGCCTTTGATGATCGCAGTAAAAAAGTTGCTACTTCTTTTGTTAAAATCATGAAAGCAGCAGGTGTAAAATTTGGTATCTTAGGACCGGAAGAAAGATGCTGTGGTGATTCTGCAAGGCGGTTAGGAAACGAATATCTTGCTCAAACACTAATCGCTGAAAATATAGAAACCTTGAATGGGTATGGTGTAAAGAAAATAGTGACTACTTGTCCGCATTGTTTAACTGTGTTAAAGGATGAATATCCTCAGTTTGGCGGTAATTATGAAGTAATTCATCATACTCAGTTTATAAACCAATTAATAAAAGAAGGAAAGTTAAGATTTAAGCAGGCGGAAGCTATGAAAAAGATAACTTATCATGACTCCTGTTTCTTAGGCCGGTATCATGATGAGTATGAGGCACCACGTCAAATTATAGATAAAATTCCCGGGATTAATCTGGTAGAGATGTCAAGAACTAAGACTAAGAGTTTCTGTTGTGGTGCCGGCGGTGGGCGTATGTGGTTGGAAGAGCATGGTACCAGAATCAATGTTATGCGGACCGAGCAAGCTTTGGAAACTAATTCAGAAGTTATTGCTACGAATTGTCCGTTCTGCTTAACTATGATTGAAGATGGATTAAAAGATAAAGATGTTTCTGAAACTGTAAAAGCATTTGATATTGCAGAATTAGTAGAACGTAATTTGCAATAG
- a CDS encoding acetyl-CoA C-acetyltransferase: MRDAVIVSAVRTPIGSFGGSLKTTPASELGAIVIKEALKRAGISGEQVDEVIFGNVLGAGLGQNVARQCSIKAGIPIEVPAYSINKVCGSGLKSVGLAMQMIRAEEADVVVAGGCESMSMAPYVLDKARWGMRMGDAKIVDAMIKDGLWDAFNNYHMGITAENIAEQYNLTREELDAFAFDSQEKAFAAIANGKFKDEIVPVEIPQRKGDPVIFDTDEHPRKTSMEKLAKLKPAFKKDGIVTAGNASGINDGAAAVVVMSADKANELGIKPMAIIKSFGAGGVDPSVMGLGPIPASKNALAKAGLTVDDLDVIEANEAFAAQAVAVGKELGFPAEKLNRNGGAIALGHPIGASGTRILVTLLYELIHSGGKTGLATLCIGGGMGAALVVENVN; this comes from the coding sequence ATGCGGGATGCAGTTATAGTAAGTGCAGTTCGTACACCGATAGGTAGTTTTGGTGGAAGTTTGAAAACAACTCCTGCCTCTGAACTGGGTGCCATTGTTATTAAGGAAGCTTTAAAACGGGCCGGGATAAGTGGAGAACAAGTAGATGAGGTTATTTTTGGTAATGTACTGGGTGCGGGACTTGGCCAGAATGTAGCGCGTCAGTGTTCAATTAAAGCCGGTATTCCAATTGAAGTTCCTGCCTATTCCATTAACAAGGTATGTGGATCGGGTTTGAAATCAGTAGGCCTGGCAATGCAAATGATCCGCGCTGAGGAAGCTGATGTTGTTGTTGCAGGTGGATGCGAGAGTATGAGTATGGCTCCGTATGTTTTAGATAAAGCACGTTGGGGAATGCGAATGGGTGACGCTAAAATAGTTGATGCTATGATTAAAGATGGTCTTTGGGATGCCTTTAATAATTATCACATGGGAATTACAGCAGAAAATATTGCTGAGCAGTACAACCTTACAAGAGAGGAATTAGATGCTTTTGCTTTTGACAGTCAGGAGAAAGCTTTTGCTGCCATAGCTAATGGTAAGTTTAAAGATGAAATTGTTCCGGTAGAAATACCGCAAAGAAAAGGTGATCCGGTTATCTTTGATACAGATGAACACCCGAGAAAAACATCAATGGAGAAACTTGCTAAATTAAAACCGGCCTTTAAAAAAGACGGTATAGTTACTGCAGGTAACGCTTCCGGTATTAATGACGGCGCTGCAGCAGTAGTAGTAATGTCTGCCGATAAGGCAAATGAACTTGGTATTAAACCAATGGCTATAATTAAGAGTTTTGGTGCCGGTGGTGTTGATCCATCAGTTATGGGGTTGGGACCTATTCCTGCATCCAAAAATGCCCTGGCAAAAGCCGGACTCACTGTTGATGATTTAGATGTTATAGAAGCAAACGAAGCTTTTGCGGCTCAGGCTGTTGCAGTTGGTAAAGAACTTGGATTCCCCGCTGAAAAACTTAACAGAAACGGTGGGGCTATTGCCCTGGGACACCCAATTGGTGCCAGTGGTACACGTATTCTCGTAACTTTACTTTATGAATTAATACATTCCGGTGGTAAAACTGGCTTGGCTACATTATGTATCGGTGGCGGAATGGGTGCCGCATTAGTTGTAGAGAATGTAAATTAA
- a CDS encoding 3-hydroxybutyryl-CoA dehydrogenase produces MIQTIMVIGAGQMGGGIAQVAAQAGYNVILNDIKDEFVQRGLGIIEKNLNRSVEKGKIDAAAKDAIMARFKSSTSLEDAKDADLVVEAAIENMEIKANIFKTLDEVCKPEVILATNTSSLPITQIAAVTKRPEKVIGMHFFNPVPVMKLLEIIRGFVTSDETYKTIEEIGIKMGKVPVEVKDNPGFVSNRILMPMINEAFFTLAEGLGTPEDIDNVMKLGMAHPMGPLALADLIGLDTCLNIMNVLFEGFKDSKYRPCPLLVKYVQAGLLGRKTGKGVYDYSK; encoded by the coding sequence ATGATTCAAACAATTATGGTAATCGGTGCCGGACAAATGGGTGGAGGTATAGCTCAGGTTGCAGCCCAAGCCGGCTACAACGTAATTCTAAATGACATTAAAGATGAGTTTGTTCAAAGAGGTCTTGGTATTATTGAGAAAAACTTGAACCGTTCTGTTGAAAAAGGTAAAATTGATGCCGCTGCTAAAGATGCAATTATGGCCCGCTTTAAATCTTCAACCAGTCTTGAAGATGCTAAAGATGCAGATTTAGTTGTTGAAGCAGCTATTGAAAATATGGAAATCAAAGCTAACATTTTTAAAACTTTGGATGAAGTTTGTAAGCCGGAAGTTATTTTGGCTACTAACACGTCATCACTACCAATTACACAAATTGCTGCTGTTACAAAGCGACCGGAAAAAGTAATCGGCATGCACTTCTTTAACCCGGTTCCGGTCATGAAGTTATTGGAAATTATTCGTGGTTTTGTAACCAGTGATGAAACATATAAGACAATTGAGGAAATTGGAATAAAAATGGGCAAGGTTCCTGTTGAAGTTAAAGACAACCCGGGATTTGTATCAAACAGGATTTTAATGCCTATGATTAACGAGGCTTTCTTTACCTTAGCTGAAGGACTTGGTACACCGGAAGACATAGATAACGTTATGAAATTAGGAATGGCTCATCCCATGGGACCTTTGGCATTAGCTGACTTAATCGGTTTGGACACCTGCCTGAATATTATGAATGTTTTATTTGAAGGCTTTAAAGACTCTAAATATCGTCCCTGCCCGCTGTTGGTTAAATATGTACAAGCAGGTTTGTTGGGGCGTAAGACAGGTAAAGGTGTATATGATTACAGCAAATAG
- a CDS encoding enoyl-CoA hydratase-related protein, whose product MAWNNLLLEKEEGIAILSINRPKVLNALNEETLKELGDAFEQLENDTEVKVIILTGAGEKAFVAGADIAYMQKLNPLQAKEFSRLGQSVFSKIENLKKPVIAAINGFALGGGNELAMSCDIRIASEKAKFGQPEVNLGLIAGFGGTQRLTRLVNPGIAKEILLTADMYDAQTAQRIGLVNHVVAPEELINFAKNMAKRIAARGPVACRLTKEAVNDALEMDLEKAFILEADLFGLVFTSSDRDEGIDAFLNKRKPEFKGE is encoded by the coding sequence GTGGCTTGGAATAATCTATTATTAGAGAAAGAAGAAGGTATTGCGATACTTTCAATAAATCGTCCTAAAGTTTTAAATGCTCTTAATGAAGAAACTTTAAAAGAACTTGGCGATGCTTTTGAGCAGCTGGAAAATGATACAGAAGTTAAAGTAATTATTTTGACCGGTGCTGGGGAAAAAGCTTTTGTAGCAGGTGCAGATATTGCTTATATGCAAAAGTTAAATCCTTTGCAGGCCAAAGAATTTTCGCGTTTAGGTCAATCAGTTTTTAGTAAAATTGAAAACCTTAAAAAACCTGTTATTGCTGCTATTAACGGATTTGCGCTTGGTGGCGGTAATGAATTAGCTATGTCTTGTGATATTCGTATTGCCTCAGAAAAAGCTAAATTTGGACAGCCGGAAGTTAACCTTGGTTTAATAGCCGGTTTTGGTGGCACTCAACGTTTAACCCGTTTGGTTAATCCCGGAATAGCTAAGGAAATTCTTCTAACTGCAGATATGTACGATGCCCAGACAGCCCAGCGGATCGGCTTAGTAAACCATGTTGTAGCACCTGAAGAGTTGATAAATTTTGCTAAGAATATGGCTAAACGTATTGCTGCCCGTGGTCCGGTTGCTTGCCGCTTAACAAAAGAAGCCGTTAATGATGCTCTTGAAATGGATTTAGAAAAAGCATTTATCTTAGAAGCAGATTTATTTGGCCTTGTATTTACAAGCTCTGACCGGGATGAGGGAATTGATGCTTTTTTGAATAAACGTAAGCCTGAGTTTAAGGGTGAATAA
- a CDS encoding [Fe-Fe] hydrogenase large subunit C-terminal domain-containing protein, which produces MKEINKNYHDFPHRILVNLARQIREGEIKDREKLINRIIEECFFENNDDEQIWRKKIEKRLSCLLDESKKDNPLLVEIIEDSCEKCSQEKQPCAHVCPTGAIKYNDSGVSRINEALCIECGFCVDACISGAIVERSEFAQVAMMLLQAEEYPVYAILAPSFVGQFGKKVTPEILKGALRTIGFTEVYEVAMAADVTTVAEAEEFCKRMERGEKFMITSCCCPAFIKLVEKIRPKVAHLVSPSVSPMIAMGRMLKKREKDCRVVFIGPCIAKKAEAKRPDLQPAIDCVLTFKETKALIEAAEAKLDGSLGSMEVEDASHDGRIYAHTGGVTEAITRAIKKLSPEIEIKPLIGNGLKQCNQILKQIEEGKVDANFMEGMGCPGGCVGGPGTIIEVEEAAKFVNMFAERAHCLECEENEYAMRWRDEYYLTTDVDSVKKDMKMETKDLPEYSTYTREYFN; this is translated from the coding sequence ATGAAAGAAATAAATAAAAATTATCATGATTTCCCCCATCGTATACTAGTTAACCTGGCCCGGCAAATTCGCGAGGGTGAAATAAAAGACAGAGAAAAGTTAATTAATCGGATTATCGAAGAATGCTTTTTCGAAAACAATGATGATGAACAAATTTGGAGAAAAAAGATTGAAAAGCGTTTATCTTGCCTTTTAGATGAAAGTAAAAAGGATAATCCTTTACTTGTTGAAATAATTGAAGATAGTTGTGAAAAATGTAGTCAGGAAAAACAGCCTTGTGCCCATGTTTGTCCAACCGGTGCAATTAAATATAATGATTCGGGCGTAAGCCGTATTAATGAAGCTCTTTGTATTGAATGTGGATTTTGTGTTGATGCCTGTATATCCGGTGCTATCGTGGAACGTTCTGAGTTTGCTCAGGTAGCAATGATGCTCTTACAAGCAGAAGAATACCCGGTATACGCGATCCTGGCACCTTCCTTTGTAGGACAATTCGGTAAGAAAGTTACTCCCGAAATATTAAAAGGCGCATTAAGAACAATAGGATTTACTGAAGTTTATGAAGTGGCTATGGCTGCAGATGTTACTACTGTTGCGGAAGCTGAAGAGTTTTGTAAACGCATGGAGCGAGGAGAGAAATTTATGATTACTTCTTGCTGCTGCCCGGCTTTTATAAAACTTGTAGAAAAAATACGCCCGAAAGTAGCTCATCTTGTGTCACCTTCAGTGTCACCTATGATTGCCATGGGAAGAATGCTTAAAAAAAGGGAAAAAGACTGTAGAGTAGTATTTATCGGGCCATGTATAGCCAAAAAAGCAGAAGCCAAAAGACCTGATTTGCAGCCGGCGATAGATTGTGTTTTAACATTTAAAGAAACAAAAGCTTTAATTGAGGCAGCCGAAGCAAAACTGGACGGTTCATTGGGAAGCATGGAGGTAGAGGATGCTTCTCATGACGGTCGTATTTATGCCCACACCGGAGGAGTTACTGAAGCAATAACAAGGGCAATTAAAAAACTTTCACCTGAAATAGAAATTAAGCCACTTATCGGTAATGGTCTCAAACAATGCAATCAAATCTTAAAACAAATAGAGGAAGGAAAGGTTGACGCTAATTTCATGGAGGGTATGGGGTGTCCCGGAGGTTGTGTTGGCGGACCCGGTACTATTATAGAAGTAGAAGAAGCAGCCAAATTTGTAAATATGTTTGCAGAGAGAGCCCATTGTTTGGAGTGTGAAGAAAACGAATATGCCATGCGTTGGAGGGATGAATATTATTTAACAACGGATGTTGATTCTGTCAAAAAGGATATGAAAATGGAAACTAAAGATTTACCGGAATATTCTACATACACCAGGGAATACTTCAATTAA